From Limibacter armeniacum, one genomic window encodes:
- a CDS encoding DUF1501 domain-containing protein gives MCNEHHKKKITHKALEQEEKMMSRRNFLTKTSLGLGAVALGNLMGAGNLFAGSAPSPANGLAGLPHFAPKAKRVIYLFQSGGPSQFETFDYKPELQNMFGKDLPGSVRGTQRLTGMSASQSSLPIAPSMYKFDQYGESRAWVSELMPHTAEVVDDLCFIKSMYTEQINHDPAITFFQTGHQLAGRPSIGSWVSYGLGSDNQNLPTFVVLVSKNGGGQPLYSRLWGNGFLPTEHQGVQFRSGADPVLFLNNPENYDGHDRGRMLDYLKNINQLQNSAYGDPEVEARISQYEMAYRMQTSVPEVTDMSDESEATFEMYGKDSKNPGTYAANCLLARKLLEKDVKFVQLYHRGWDHHSYLPGAIKRQCKNTDQANAALIKDLKQRGLLEDTLVIWGGEFGRTVYSQGKLTNTNYGRDHHPRCFTMWMAGAGVKPGFTYGATDDFSYNVAENPVHVHDFHATLLHLMGVDHERLTYKAQGRRYRLTDVHGHVVHDILT, from the coding sequence ATGTGTAATGAACATCACAAGAAAAAGATAACGCACAAAGCGCTGGAGCAGGAGGAGAAGATGATGAGCAGAAGAAACTTCCTGACCAAAACCTCTTTGGGACTGGGAGCGGTGGCGCTTGGTAACTTGATGGGAGCTGGTAACCTGTTCGCAGGTTCAGCACCATCTCCTGCAAATGGATTGGCAGGACTGCCTCACTTTGCCCCAAAGGCAAAAAGGGTTATCTACCTGTTCCAGAGTGGGGGACCTTCCCAGTTCGAGACGTTTGATTACAAACCCGAACTGCAAAATATGTTCGGTAAAGATCTGCCCGGTTCTGTGCGGGGAACACAACGATTGACAGGCATGAGTGCCTCTCAGTCGTCGTTGCCGATTGCGCCTTCCATGTACAAATTTGACCAGTACGGGGAAAGCCGTGCATGGGTCAGCGAACTGATGCCGCATACGGCTGAAGTGGTGGACGACCTGTGTTTCATCAAGTCCATGTACACTGAGCAGATCAACCACGATCCGGCGATTACCTTCTTCCAGACTGGACACCAGTTGGCAGGAAGACCCTCTATCGGGTCATGGGTCAGCTATGGTTTGGGTTCTGACAACCAGAACCTGCCCACGTTTGTCGTACTCGTTTCCAAGAATGGAGGAGGACAGCCGCTTTATTCCCGCCTTTGGGGCAATGGCTTTTTGCCCACAGAACATCAAGGAGTTCAATTCCGATCAGGGGCTGATCCGGTGCTTTTCCTGAACAATCCTGAAAACTATGACGGGCATGACAGGGGCAGAATGCTGGACTATCTCAAGAATATCAATCAGTTGCAAAACAGCGCATATGGTGACCCTGAGGTGGAAGCCAGAATTTCCCAGTACGAGATGGCTTACAGAATGCAAACCTCTGTGCCTGAAGTAACGGATATGTCTGATGAGTCAGAAGCGACTTTTGAGATGTATGGTAAGGACAGCAAAAATCCGGGAACCTATGCTGCCAACTGTCTGCTGGCGCGTAAGCTGCTCGAAAAGGATGTAAAGTTTGTGCAGCTGTACCACAGAGGATGGGATCACCATTCATACCTGCCGGGTGCCATCAAACGCCAATGCAAGAATACGGATCAGGCGAATGCTGCACTGATCAAGGACCTGAAACAACGCGGATTACTGGAAGATACCTTGGTAATATGGGGCGGTGAGTTTGGCAGAACTGTGTACTCACAAGGCAAGCTGACCAATACCAATTATGGTAGGGATCATCACCCAAGGTGCTTTACCATGTGGATGGCGGGCGCTGGTGTCAAGCCGGGCTTTACCTATGGCGCTACGGACGACTTCAGTTACAACGTGGCGGAAAATCCGGTTCACGTACATGATTTCCATGCAACATTGCTCCACCTGATGGGAGTTGACCATGAGCGCTTGACTTATAAGGCTCAAGGCAGAAGGTACAGGCTGACTGATGTACATGGACATGTGGTACATGATATACTGACTTAA
- a CDS encoding DUF1800 domain-containing protein, translated as MKLNQKQIQHFFLRAGFGEPLEKVAESLGKTPQSLFEEQVALSKKTVPVKVESDFASPGELKQMSAKSRQEMAKAGREEVKELNIKWLKEMASSDAQLREKMAFFWHDHFACRSQNPNFLQGYLDAIRENALGNFGELLRAVSKSPAMLQYLNNQQNKKSSPNENFAREVMELFTLGRDQGYTENDISEAARAFTGWSFDKKGTFIIREKQHDQGVKTVLGKSGNLDGDDVIDLLLKNKQTASYISQKWVSYFMNYEGDKKLEKQIADELYRTDYNILAGLEVLFTSREFYHDSNIGRRIKSPIELIASMQRQLHVTITHDQSLLFLQRTLGQVLFNPPNVAGWCDGQDWVDSATLMFRMNLPQLVFKAALIQQQDDSFDDNDKFKLKGPLRKLETIWDKASMQKSFSRLKPVELADYLLQTEVKGITSTGDFIDQVIDFTSKPEFQLC; from the coding sequence ATGAAACTCAATCAAAAACAAATACAACACTTTTTCTTGAGAGCAGGCTTTGGAGAGCCTCTTGAAAAGGTAGCGGAATCACTAGGAAAAACGCCACAAAGCCTATTTGAGGAACAGGTTGCCCTAAGCAAAAAAACTGTTCCTGTAAAGGTAGAATCCGATTTTGCTAGTCCGGGAGAACTAAAACAAATGTCTGCTAAGAGCCGTCAGGAAATGGCCAAAGCAGGTAGGGAAGAGGTAAAGGAACTTAATATCAAGTGGCTAAAGGAAATGGCGTCCTCGGATGCTCAGCTTCGAGAGAAGATGGCTTTCTTTTGGCATGATCACTTTGCTTGTCGTTCTCAAAACCCAAATTTTTTACAAGGATATCTTGACGCAATCAGGGAAAATGCATTGGGAAATTTTGGAGAGTTACTTCGGGCTGTATCCAAGAGTCCGGCTATGTTGCAATACCTGAATAATCAGCAAAACAAGAAGTCATCTCCCAATGAGAACTTTGCTAGGGAAGTGATGGAGCTTTTTACCCTTGGAAGGGATCAGGGGTATACAGAGAACGATATCTCTGAGGCTGCTAGAGCTTTTACAGGATGGAGCTTTGACAAAAAAGGGACGTTTATTATTAGAGAAAAACAGCATGACCAAGGTGTGAAAACAGTTTTGGGAAAATCGGGCAATCTGGATGGAGATGATGTGATTGATCTCCTGCTGAAGAACAAGCAAACGGCAAGTTATATCAGTCAGAAGTGGGTGAGTTATTTTATGAATTATGAGGGCGATAAAAAGTTGGAAAAGCAGATTGCTGATGAGCTTTACAGGACTGACTATAATATCCTTGCAGGGCTTGAAGTACTCTTCACATCCCGTGAGTTTTATCATGACAGCAATATAGGTAGAAGAATCAAATCACCCATTGAGTTGATAGCCAGTATGCAGCGTCAGCTTCATGTAACGATCACCCATGATCAGAGTTTACTGTTTCTGCAAAGGACCTTGGGACAGGTTCTGTTTAACCCGCCTAATGTAGCAGGCTGGTGCGATGGTCAGGATTGGGTAGACAGTGCTACACTGATGTTCAGGATGAACCTACCTCAACTTGTATTTAAGGCAGCTCTTATCCAGCAGCAGGATGACTCCTTTGATGACAATGACAAGTTTAAGTTGAAAGGTCCGCTCAGGAAACTGGAAACCATCTGGGATAAAGCCTCCATGCAAAAAAGCTTTAGCAGATTGAAGCCTGTAGAGCTGGCTGATTATTTACTTCAGACTGAAGTTAAGGGTATTACCTCAACAGGGGACTTTATTGATCAGGTCATTGACTTCACATCCAAACCGGAATTCCAACTATGTTAG
- a CDS encoding DUF2231 domain-containing protein has translation MNIALFLGRFHPLLVHLPIGFLVLAFLMELLYYFKPDRFGYLNKAISFSLLSGVFGSMASVGAGLMLEQGGGYGNEALAWHKWFGIGVTILSLVYWGLRVGVFLKNKVESILISSVIILMLSLTGHLGGNLTHGEEYLIQYAPEVVKKLAGDTSDSGQILSLPDSPDSVQVFTHLLQPVFQQKCVSCHNPAKAKGKLNLTSYQGLMAGGEHGQVVLAEQPYKSPLFVRTTYPHGHVKFMPPSGEPLTFTEQEILAWWIRNGADSAMTLTEGKASASLAALLMRDYGLDVSPKPFYEQVKVAPIPKGIRTELVKSGWMLRDLAANSPLVDVKLKIKKLEAEQLAQLSNIKQQVTWLNLSENQLKDDMLTTVSQFENLTYLKICNNPITDEGLTSLKSLKHLEVLNLYGTAVTSKSFEVLQKLPTLKRVYLWNTNITDQEIEQLKQMLPDLEVII, from the coding sequence ATGAATATCGCACTGTTTTTAGGACGCTTCCATCCATTGCTGGTACACTTGCCGATAGGCTTTTTGGTATTGGCATTCCTGATGGAACTGCTATATTATTTTAAGCCCGACCGGTTCGGTTATCTGAATAAAGCCATCTCATTTTCCCTGCTTTCTGGCGTTTTTGGTTCAATGGCATCGGTTGGAGCAGGTCTGATGCTTGAACAAGGAGGAGGCTATGGCAACGAAGCATTGGCTTGGCATAAGTGGTTTGGTATAGGGGTGACAATTTTGTCACTCGTGTACTGGGGGTTAAGAGTTGGGGTTTTCTTGAAAAATAAAGTGGAGTCCATTCTAATCTCCTCAGTCATTATATTGATGTTATCCTTGACAGGACATTTGGGTGGCAACTTGACCCACGGAGAGGAATACCTGATCCAATATGCGCCCGAAGTAGTCAAAAAATTGGCGGGAGATACTTCAGACAGTGGACAGATATTAAGTCTACCCGATAGCCCTGATTCTGTGCAGGTATTCACTCACTTGCTACAGCCGGTATTTCAACAGAAATGTGTCAGTTGCCATAATCCGGCAAAAGCCAAAGGAAAACTGAACCTTACATCCTATCAGGGATTGATGGCAGGCGGGGAGCACGGTCAGGTAGTGTTGGCAGAGCAGCCTTATAAAAGTCCGCTGTTTGTCAGAACCACCTATCCGCATGGGCATGTGAAGTTTATGCCGCCAAGTGGTGAACCCTTGACCTTTACGGAACAGGAGATATTGGCTTGGTGGATCAGGAATGGAGCCGATTCCGCAATGACCCTGACTGAAGGTAAAGCATCAGCCTCTTTAGCGGCTCTCCTGATGAGGGATTATGGGTTGGACGTTTCGCCTAAGCCATTTTATGAGCAGGTAAAGGTTGCGCCAATACCGAAAGGCATAAGGACGGAATTGGTAAAGTCAGGGTGGATGTTACGGGATTTGGCAGCGAACAGCCCATTGGTAGATGTCAAACTGAAGATCAAGAAACTGGAAGCTGAACAACTAGCTCAACTGAGCAACATCAAGCAGCAGGTCACTTGGCTTAACCTTTCGGAGAATCAGTTGAAAGACGATATGTTGACTACGGTAAGCCAATTTGAAAACCTGACTTACCTCAAAATTTGCAACAATCCGATCACGGATGAAGGACTTACAAGCTTGAAGTCGCTGAAGCACTTAGAAGTATTGAACCTGTACGGTACAGCCGTAACTTCAAAAAGCTTTGAGGTTTTGCAGAAGCTTCCGACCCTCAAGCGAGTGTATTTGTGGAATACCAATATCACAGATCAGGAGATTGAGCAACTAAAGCAAATGTTGCCAGATCTGGAAGTTATTATTTGA
- a CDS encoding bestrophin family protein, giving the protein MLTNRSLRQRHLVAWLTKHIVWLLIFNGIIAALYAYDLLAISIPWLPVSVIGTAVAFFVGFKNNQAYDRLWEARKIWSGIKNNSRTWGMMVMGFVCPFDSESHKHISEVRKQLIYRHIAWIYAHRKQLLEPMAWERASSKSYEGRRAKKFDRKFGLGTVKDVSIDDLTQFISAEELQQMKGYKNMTTQLINEQSLELTKLKDQGYFDDFRHMELVKLLQLFYTLQGQNERIKKFPLPRGYSYMSNLIVVLFTFLIPFSLIPELMKLGHWALWLSIPISTLVGLVFIIMEDLGDYNESPFMGTPNSTPMLSLCRTIENDLREMLGEKDLPPSINDVGGVLM; this is encoded by the coding sequence ATGCTTACCAACCGTAGTCTTCGCCAGAGACATTTAGTTGCTTGGCTTACGAAACATATTGTATGGTTACTCATATTTAATGGAATCATCGCTGCGCTGTATGCATACGATCTTCTTGCTATTTCGATTCCTTGGCTTCCTGTTTCTGTCATTGGTACTGCGGTGGCATTCTTTGTGGGGTTCAAGAATAATCAGGCTTATGACAGGTTATGGGAAGCTCGCAAAATATGGAGTGGCATCAAGAATAACAGTCGTACATGGGGAATGATGGTTATGGGTTTTGTTTGTCCTTTTGATAGTGAAAGTCACAAGCATATCTCTGAGGTAAGAAAGCAATTGATCTACAGGCATATTGCTTGGATATATGCCCATCGAAAACAGCTTCTAGAACCTATGGCTTGGGAACGAGCTAGTTCTAAAAGTTATGAAGGCAGAAGGGCTAAAAAGTTTGATAGGAAGTTTGGCTTAGGAACGGTAAAAGATGTTTCCATTGATGACCTGACCCAATTTATAAGTGCAGAAGAGCTCCAACAAATGAAAGGATATAAAAATATGACTACTCAGTTGATCAATGAACAATCTCTGGAACTTACTAAACTGAAAGACCAAGGCTATTTTGACGATTTCCGACATATGGAACTGGTAAAGCTCTTACAACTATTTTATACCCTGCAAGGACAAAACGAGCGAATCAAAAAGTTTCCATTACCAAGAGGCTACTCTTATATGAGCAATTTAATCGTAGTGCTATTTACTTTCTTAATTCCTTTTAGCCTAATACCAGAACTGATGAAACTAGGGCATTGGGCTTTATGGTTAAGCATACCTATCTCAACTTTGGTTGGATTAGTTTTTATCATCATGGAAGACTTGGGAGATTATAACGAAAGCCCTTTTATGGGTACACCAAATTCCACACCTATGCTTTCATTATGCAGAACTATTGAAAATGACTTAAGAGAAATGCTGGGAGAGAAAGATTTACCTCCTTCAATAAACGATGTTGGTGGTGTTTTGATGTAA
- a CDS encoding glycoside hydrolase family 28 protein, whose amino-acid sequence MKLLIKCIAMIVGLLLVSVANASDRVYNILDYGAKKSHKVVSTKAIQSAIDAAAEAGGGTVFFPKGTYVTGTLFLKSNIHLKLDEFVELFGSSSLEDYAELPVATEEPHFSKSLFYANGQENITITGHPRSEINGKGYMFKHSPQRPKLFRIEECRNIRFDNVTIKNSGSWCVYFRECDTIYFNKSAIYSKENRNNDGMNYDGCSNVWITDCNIQVLDDAICLKSSVDKICENFNILNCTISSYWASVKFGTASKSGFRNIKVTDCQFFDSRRGAIKLLAVDGAVIENVEMSNIKMYNCGGPIFLRLGNRGRDYSASIRQVFKSDVKPEGRPVGKIRNITFKNIEGRLTGRMDPPTEGIMFTGLPNHYIENVTMENIHFSYTGFGDLEDAKNREIPEDEARYPEQHFFGALPSYGMYIRHVKGLKMKNVTMSLRNHDNRPAIVMDDVRESSFEQLNLDIKPEAGAAIVLKNTQKLNIKHLKPVGKIENLIEIKGEDSKNINLTDTNINLLEAKNVVTYSENAKEKALKIK is encoded by the coding sequence ATGAAATTATTGATTAAATGTATAGCCATGATAGTTGGCTTGTTACTTGTTTCAGTAGCAAATGCATCAGATAGGGTATATAATATTCTTGACTATGGAGCCAAAAAATCTCATAAGGTAGTTAGCACCAAAGCGATACAATCTGCGATTGATGCAGCAGCAGAGGCAGGTGGAGGGACTGTTTTTTTCCCTAAAGGTACCTACGTGACGGGAACATTATTTTTGAAAAGCAATATACACCTGAAGTTGGATGAATTCGTAGAGTTGTTCGGCAGTTCTTCATTGGAAGATTATGCTGAATTGCCAGTCGCTACTGAAGAACCACACTTTTCAAAGAGTCTTTTTTATGCAAACGGGCAGGAAAATATTACGATTACTGGACACCCCCGTTCTGAAATAAATGGAAAAGGATATATGTTTAAGCATAGCCCCCAAAGACCAAAATTATTCAGAATTGAAGAGTGCAGGAATATTCGTTTTGATAATGTAACCATCAAAAATTCAGGCTCTTGGTGCGTGTATTTCAGGGAGTGTGACACGATTTATTTTAACAAGTCTGCCATTTACAGCAAGGAAAATAGAAACAATGATGGAATGAACTATGATGGTTGTTCCAATGTGTGGATCACAGACTGCAATATTCAAGTGTTAGATGATGCGATTTGTCTAAAAAGCAGTGTGGATAAAATTTGTGAGAATTTCAATATATTAAACTGTACGATCAGCAGTTATTGGGCTTCAGTAAAATTTGGAACGGCTTCCAAGTCTGGTTTCAGGAATATAAAAGTAACGGATTGTCAATTTTTTGATAGCAGACGCGGTGCCATTAAGCTTTTGGCAGTGGATGGAGCAGTGATAGAAAATGTGGAAATGTCCAATATCAAGATGTACAACTGTGGTGGACCGATCTTTTTGAGGTTAGGAAATAGAGGGCGTGATTACTCCGCATCCATCAGGCAAGTATTTAAATCGGATGTTAAACCTGAAGGTCGCCCGGTGGGAAAAATCAGAAACATAACGTTCAAAAATATCGAAGGAAGGCTGACAGGGCGAATGGACCCGCCTACAGAAGGCATTATGTTTACGGGATTACCGAACCATTATATCGAAAATGTAACCATGGAAAATATCCATTTTTCATACACAGGTTTTGGAGACTTAGAGGATGCGAAAAATAGAGAAATCCCGGAAGATGAAGCCCGTTATCCGGAACAACATTTCTTTGGAGCTTTACCGTCTTATGGTATGTATATCAGGCACGTAAAAGGTTTGAAAATGAAGAATGTAACCATGTCATTGCGTAATCACGACAATCGTCCGGCAATTGTAATGGATGATGTACGGGAAAGCAGTTTTGAGCAACTGAACTTGGATATCAAGCCGGAAGCAGGAGCTGCCATAGTTTTAAAGAATACACAAAAATTAAATATCAAGCATTTGAAACCGGTTGGCAAGATTGAAAACCTTATTGAAATAAAAGGAGAGGACTCAAAAAATATCAATCTTACCGATACAAACATAAACCTATTGGAAGCAAAAAATGTAGTAACCTATTCAGAAAATGCGAAGGAAAAAGCATTGAAAATAAAATAG
- a CDS encoding DUF1501 domain-containing protein: MLGEQKNSRRQFLKQSAIVASGSLLLPSFLKASPNSNTVGNRLVVIQLSGGNDGLNTVIPFRNDILIQNRPNLLQHRDKLLKLTDEVALNPVMKGLGALYDQGDLCILNSVGYPNPNRSHFRSMDIWHTASESDEYLTTGWLGRYLDRECPDAAPVTAVEMGNVLSMAMKGKSKKGIPLVDVQQFYKSSKRINNAHAYEGENPMAAYLYKTQADVKSSAAYLFEKNKIYKSKKSYPDNQFGNQLREVAEMIISGVESPVYYVSLSGFDTHNNQQGRQERLLKIYSDAIKVFTEDLKAANCWNDTLVMTFSEFGRRVKENGSRGTDHGKANNLFLMGGKLKQQGLYNAMPDLMDLDSGDVRHKIDFREVYASILNNWMHVDAKRVIGKGFSQLDFV; this comes from the coding sequence ATGTTAGGAGAACAGAAAAACTCAAGAAGACAGTTTCTGAAGCAGTCCGCTATTGTGGCTTCAGGAAGTTTATTGCTGCCATCTTTTTTGAAAGCGAGTCCAAACAGCAATACCGTAGGCAACAGGTTGGTTGTGATTCAATTGTCTGGTGGTAATGATGGTCTTAATACCGTTATACCCTTTAGAAATGATATCTTGATTCAAAATCGACCTAACCTTCTACAGCATCGAGATAAGTTACTAAAACTAACCGATGAGGTTGCGCTCAACCCTGTAATGAAGGGACTCGGAGCATTATATGATCAAGGGGATCTTTGTATCCTAAACAGTGTAGGCTATCCAAACCCTAACCGATCTCATTTTCGGAGTATGGATATTTGGCATACGGCAAGTGAATCCGATGAATATCTGACGACAGGTTGGTTGGGGCGATATCTGGATCGTGAATGTCCTGATGCTGCCCCTGTAACAGCAGTGGAAATGGGCAATGTGCTGAGTATGGCGATGAAAGGGAAATCCAAGAAAGGCATTCCATTGGTAGATGTGCAACAGTTTTATAAATCATCCAAAAGAATTAATAATGCGCATGCTTATGAAGGAGAAAATCCAATGGCAGCTTATCTCTATAAGACACAGGCAGATGTAAAAAGTAGTGCAGCCTATCTTTTTGAGAAAAATAAGATTTACAAGTCGAAGAAAAGTTATCCAGACAATCAGTTTGGTAATCAGTTACGCGAAGTAGCAGAGATGATTATTTCAGGAGTTGAATCACCGGTTTATTATGTAAGCTTATCAGGTTTTGACACCCATAATAATCAGCAAGGCAGGCAGGAGCGTCTGTTAAAGATATATAGTGATGCGATCAAGGTTTTTACAGAAGACTTGAAGGCGGCTAATTGTTGGAATGATACTTTGGTAATGACCTTCTCTGAGTTTGGTAGACGGGTGAAGGAAAATGGGAGTCGGGGTACAGACCACGGAAAGGCAAACAACCTGTTTCTGATGGGAGGAAAACTTAAGCAGCAGGGGCTATACAATGCCATGCCAGACCTGATGGATTTAGATAGTGGAGATGTCAGGCATAAGATTGATTTCCGAGAAGTATATGCCTCCATTCTTAACAATTGGATGCATGTGGATGCAAAACGGGTTATTGGAAAAGGTTTTAGTCAGTTAGACTTTGTATAG
- a CDS encoding NHL repeat-containing protein, which yields MESRRKFIKKGMQAGGLMALTPFLGAGNLLGKTLKEPVIVGHGDYQYKVVNDWCKISKVRNPILNCHEMVMDSKGRLVMIGDHPQNNIMIFDKSGKLLDYWGTAYPGGHGLSIMDEGGEDFLYLTDSGWYLDKNGKWVKHNGRVTKTTMDGRVVFDIGHPQTIGIYKPGDAFCPTEVAVGPNGDIYVADGYGMDYIIQYNSRGEYIRHWGGHNNKDKNYDLRNAHGVAIDYRDPKQPLVVCTSRSQNAFKFFTLDGKYVRTLALPNMFVCRPVFDDQNLYAGVCWSKTREGEFDWKAHTGFVTVLEGDTVVSNPGGTAPEYIDGGLQPAFQLPEKPIFHGHDVCIDEDKNLYVCQWNANGTPPLKLERV from the coding sequence ATGGAATCGAGAAGAAAATTTATAAAGAAAGGGATGCAGGCAGGAGGATTGATGGCACTCACACCATTTTTGGGAGCTGGCAACCTCTTAGGCAAAACCCTGAAGGAGCCTGTCATTGTCGGGCATGGAGATTACCAGTACAAGGTAGTGAATGACTGGTGCAAGATCAGCAAGGTAAGAAACCCGATCCTGAACTGCCATGAAATGGTCATGGACAGCAAGGGAAGATTGGTCATGATTGGAGATCATCCCCAAAACAACATCATGATCTTTGACAAGTCAGGAAAGCTACTGGATTACTGGGGTACTGCCTATCCTGGCGGACATGGACTGTCCATTATGGATGAAGGAGGAGAAGATTTCCTGTACCTGACGGATTCAGGTTGGTATTTGGACAAAAACGGCAAGTGGGTCAAGCACAATGGACGTGTGACCAAAACCACCATGGATGGCAGAGTAGTTTTTGATATCGGGCATCCGCAAACCATTGGCATCTATAAGCCCGGAGATGCATTCTGTCCAACAGAAGTAGCGGTTGGACCGAATGGGGACATCTATGTGGCGGATGGTTACGGTATGGATTATATCATTCAGTACAATTCTCGTGGTGAATACATCCGACATTGGGGAGGACATAACAATAAGGATAAAAACTATGACCTGCGCAATGCCCACGGCGTGGCGATCGACTACAGAGATCCCAAGCAGCCTTTGGTGGTGTGTACGTCCAGAAGTCAGAATGCCTTTAAGTTCTTCACGCTTGATGGAAAGTATGTCCGCACATTGGCATTGCCGAATATGTTTGTCTGCCGTCCTGTTTTTGACGACCAGAATCTTTATGCTGGGGTGTGCTGGTCAAAGACAAGGGAAGGAGAGTTTGACTGGAAAGCCCATACAGGATTTGTAACTGTCTTGGAAGGAGATACCGTGGTATCCAATCCGGGAGGAACAGCCCCTGAATACATTGACGGAGGTTTGCAGCCTGCATTCCAGTTGCCTGAAAAACCGATCTTTCACGGTCATGATGTATGTATTGATGAAGACAAGAACCTGTATGTATGCCAGTGGAATGCAAACGGCACACCACCGTTGAAGCTGGAAAGAGTTTAA